In Wolbachia endosymbiont of Spodoptera picta, a single window of DNA contains:
- the mnhG gene encoding monovalent cation/H(+) antiporter subunit G has protein sequence MVASILIFLGVCLIVISSVGVVVFPDFYTRLHAAGIADSSGAMLLLIGFAWQNEFSINTIKVILLIFIIWIANSTNSYILARTYYKSKDY, from the coding sequence ATGGTAGCATCCATTCTCATATTTTTAGGTGTTTGTTTAATAGTCATTTCAAGCGTAGGAGTAGTAGTATTTCCTGATTTCTATACTAGACTACATGCTGCAGGTATTGCAGATTCTAGTGGCGCAATGTTGTTGTTGATTGGTTTTGCTTGGCAAAATGAATTTTCAATCAATACTATTAAAGTTATATTATTAATTTTTATAATATGGATAGCCAATTCAACTAACAGTTATATTTTAGCGCGTACTTATTATAAAAGTAAAGACTATTAA
- a CDS encoding DegQ family serine endoprotease encodes MKSKAFILSIFAYFLISFSSYANLFAKTVADPVCSCNKGLADIVEELIPAVVNISSEQIVKQENNSRTKIPFTPRNNFFDDFREFFEHFDQFFDRAPSINREVTLLGSGFIIDKSGTIVTNYHVIKNAQDITVTMNDNTYFKAEVLGYDAKTDLAVLKINSDKDLPCVEFGNSDKARVGDTVIAIGNPFGLGGSVSTGIVSARSRDISIGTMNEFIQTDAAINRGNSGGPLFHLNGKVIGINTAIYSPSESGGNVGIGFAIPSNLAISIIDTLKSGKKIKHGWLGVQVQPITKEFAESLSLKDIKGALVASVVKGSPAEKGGIKVGDILLEFDGKKIDRMTQLPHMVSRTEPGKKVQVKLLRKGKEVNIKVAIEESANDDSGNNQEENKSTSSYISGLTVSNLPKELKNNAPTKGVVVTSVDSSSNSTLRVIKKGDIIIQLDGIDIENTNDFQKQIDSAVKKDGKDSVMLLIYRNGNQFFTSIKLKK; translated from the coding sequence ATGAAAAGTAAAGCATTTATTTTATCTATATTTGCATATTTTTTAATTTCATTTTCTTCATATGCTAATCTGTTTGCAAAAACAGTTGCAGATCCTGTATGTAGTTGTAATAAAGGGCTTGCTGATATAGTGGAAGAACTTATTCCCGCAGTTGTAAATATTTCAAGTGAGCAAATAGTTAAGCAAGAAAATAACAGTAGAACTAAAATTCCCTTTACGCCAAGAAATAATTTCTTTGATGACTTTAGAGAATTTTTCGAGCATTTTGATCAATTTTTCGATAGAGCTCCTAGCATTAATAGAGAAGTGACGTTACTTGGGTCTGGATTTATTATAGATAAAAGTGGAACCATAGTAACCAACTATCACGTTATTAAAAATGCCCAAGATATTACAGTTACTATGAACGATAATACTTATTTCAAAGCAGAAGTTTTAGGCTATGATGCAAAAACTGATCTTGCTGTGCTTAAGATTAATTCTGATAAAGATCTTCCTTGTGTTGAATTTGGTAATTCTGACAAAGCAAGAGTTGGTGATACAGTTATTGCAATAGGCAACCCTTTTGGTTTGGGTGGCTCTGTAAGTACAGGGATTGTGTCTGCAAGATCTAGAGACATTAGTATTGGTACTATGAATGAATTTATTCAAACTGATGCTGCAATTAATAGAGGTAACTCAGGGGGACCACTATTTCATCTAAATGGAAAAGTTATAGGTATTAATACTGCTATTTATTCCCCATCTGAGTCTGGCGGTAACGTGGGTATAGGCTTTGCTATACCATCTAATCTAGCTATTTCAATTATTGACACATTAAAAAGTGGTAAAAAAATAAAACATGGTTGGCTTGGCGTGCAAGTTCAGCCTATAACAAAAGAATTTGCTGAATCCTTGAGTTTAAAAGATATCAAAGGTGCATTAGTTGCAAGCGTAGTAAAGGGCAGTCCTGCAGAGAAAGGAGGAATCAAAGTAGGTGATATACTATTAGAGTTTGACGGCAAAAAAATTGATAGAATGACGCAATTACCTCATATGGTTTCACGAACTGAGCCCGGAAAGAAAGTACAGGTTAAGTTACTTAGAAAAGGTAAAGAAGTCAATATCAAGGTTGCAATCGAGGAATCTGCAAACGATGATTCAGGTAATAATCAAGAAGAAAATAAATCAACATCTAGTTATATAAGTGGTTTAACCGTTTCAAATTTGCCAAAAGAACTAAAAAACAATGCACCCACAAAGGGTGTAGTAGTTACTAGTGTAGATAGTAGTAGTAATTCTACACTACGTGTTATTAAGAAAGGTGATATAATTATTCAACTAGATGGAATCGATATTGAAAATACTAATGATTTTCAAAAACAAATTGATTCAGCAGTAAAGAAAGACGGCAAAGATTCAGTAATGTTGCTTATTTACCGCAATGGAAACCAGTTTTTTACTTCAATCAAATTGAAGAAGTAG
- the rpoZ gene encoding DNA-directed RNA polymerase subunit omega has product MVESIVEKCVEQVHNRFKLVLLASQRTHDLSTGASDPVEMVKFKDHKDTIVSLYEIAEKKVNTHELFNLLVKRCKEHMKGNTDNTYINSPSKLANLLNFSDHQLNTSLDVSQESHDDEIDDQDSGEEVPI; this is encoded by the coding sequence ATGGTTGAGTCTATTGTAGAAAAGTGTGTAGAACAGGTACACAACCGTTTTAAATTGGTTCTGCTAGCAAGTCAAAGAACGCATGATTTGAGTACAGGGGCAAGCGATCCCGTTGAAATGGTTAAGTTTAAAGATCATAAGGATACGATAGTTTCTTTATATGAAATAGCGGAAAAGAAGGTGAATACTCATGAGTTGTTTAACCTTTTGGTCAAAAGGTGCAAGGAGCACATGAAAGGAAACACAGATAATACTTATATTAATAGTCCAAGTAAGCTAGCAAATTTGTTAAATTTTTCTGATCATCAACTTAACACAAGTCTGGATGTAAGTCAAGAAAGCCATGATGATGAAATAGATGATCAAGATAGTGGTGAAGAAGTACCGATTTAG
- the mutL gene encoding DNA mismatch repair endonuclease MutL, producing MERGANSSSKRKTNIIMAIVLLDTKTINRIAAGEVIERPASVVKELVENAIDARSSEIEIKIESGGRNLITVIDDGSGVKKDDLELAFMRHATSKLSDSELIEIKHLGFRGEALPSIAAVSRIKLSSKASKADQAWSIRYEGGEKIGELVPYPLSIGTYIEVRDLFFATPNRLKFLKTERAETQSIVDIVNNLAMINYGIEFTLISDNKKLLKYAKQTSLFSRLCEVEEEFHENSLQISEEEDGIRLTGYICKPTVNRSNSTQIYTFVNGRPIKDNLLIGAIRYAYHDLIPNNRYPFAALHLEIPYDQVDVNVHPNKSEVRFQNKRLIYEIVRRGLIKVLSKRIDLVETVLAQTGTTTNHLSSDPFSRSSLKNEFYGRRSDPFENQLMREFTSPNIETKSLSEHSKSFDYTGMQKSPTRAETTILERKQTDLIRDYPLGFAHCQIYNTYIIAEVRDKLIIVDQHAAHERLVYECLKEKSSIKRQKLLLPEMVEIKNQAGMEMIKTYKDKLFEMGFEIEIKSENKIIVKEVPAILGAVDTKRMLIDIVDRLTEIEDTLPIEDKVNKILATIACYGSIRAGRKMKLEEMNELLRQMEKTPYSGQCNHGRPTYIEMKLSDIEKLFERR from the coding sequence ATGGAGAGAGGAGCAAACTCAAGCAGTAAAAGAAAAACCAACATTATAATGGCAATAGTTCTTTTAGATACAAAAACCATAAATCGTATAGCAGCAGGAGAAGTAATAGAAAGGCCTGCAAGTGTGGTAAAGGAATTAGTGGAAAATGCAATAGATGCCAGAAGCTCAGAGATAGAAATTAAGATAGAAAGTGGTGGGCGTAACCTCATTACTGTAATCGATGATGGTAGCGGAGTAAAAAAGGATGATTTAGAACTTGCGTTTATGCGCCATGCTACTTCAAAATTGAGTGACAGTGAATTGATAGAGATCAAGCATCTTGGCTTTAGAGGAGAAGCTTTGCCTTCAATTGCAGCAGTAAGCAGAATAAAATTATCATCTAAGGCAAGCAAAGCAGATCAAGCATGGTCTATAAGGTATGAGGGGGGAGAAAAAATAGGAGAGCTTGTTCCTTATCCTTTATCGATAGGAACATATATTGAAGTACGAGATTTATTTTTTGCCACACCAAATAGACTAAAATTTCTCAAAACCGAAAGGGCAGAAACACAAAGCATTGTTGATATTGTAAACAACTTAGCAATGATCAATTATGGAATTGAGTTTACTCTTATCTCCGATAATAAGAAGCTTCTTAAGTATGCTAAGCAGACCTCATTATTTAGCAGGCTATGCGAAGTAGAAGAAGAATTTCATGAAAACTCTTTGCAAATTAGTGAAGAAGAAGATGGCATTAGGCTTACAGGATACATCTGTAAACCTACTGTCAATCGTAGCAATTCAACTCAGATCTATACATTTGTTAATGGTAGACCAATTAAAGATAATCTACTTATTGGTGCAATTCGTTATGCGTATCACGACCTTATTCCAAACAATAGATATCCTTTTGCAGCGCTGCACTTAGAGATACCGTATGATCAAGTTGATGTAAATGTTCATCCAAATAAATCAGAGGTAAGGTTTCAGAACAAGAGGCTAATATATGAAATAGTGAGAAGGGGGCTAATAAAAGTGCTATCAAAGAGAATAGATCTTGTAGAAACTGTATTGGCCCAGACTGGAACAACAACGAATCATCTATCATCAGATCCTTTTAGTAGGTCTAGTCTTAAAAATGAATTTTATGGAAGAAGGTCGGATCCTTTTGAAAACCAGTTAATGAGAGAATTTACTTCTCCAAATATAGAGACAAAAAGCTTATCAGAACATTCAAAATCGTTTGATTATACTGGTATGCAAAAATCTCCTACACGAGCAGAAACTACAATTTTGGAAAGGAAACAAACCGATCTAATAAGGGACTATCCACTTGGGTTTGCACACTGTCAAATCTACAATACTTATATTATTGCTGAGGTAAGAGACAAACTAATTATAGTAGATCAGCATGCAGCCCATGAAAGACTAGTATACGAGTGCTTAAAGGAGAAATCAAGTATAAAAAGACAAAAACTTCTTTTGCCTGAAATGGTTGAAATCAAAAATCAAGCTGGAATGGAGATGATTAAAACTTATAAAGATAAACTTTTTGAGATGGGTTTTGAGATTGAAATTAAATCAGAAAATAAGATCATAGTAAAAGAAGTTCCTGCAATCTTAGGAGCAGTAGACACAAAGAGAATGCTCATTGATATAGTGGATAGACTAACAGAAATAGAAGATACATTACCTATAGAGGATAAGGTGAATAAAATACTAGCCACAATTGCTTGTTATGGATCAATAAGAGCAGGCAGAAAGATGAAATTGGAGGAGATGAATGAATTATTGAGGCAAATGGAAAAGACACCTTATTCTGGACAATGTAATCACGGAAGGCCAACCTATATAGAAATGAAATTAAGCGACATTGAAAAGTTATTTGAGCGAAGGTGA
- the hflC gene encoding protease modulator HflC yields MSSNIKIVFAFVFVVLLIALSNSIFVVQETKQAIVIQLGKVVKDVRDSGLYFKLPFINNVEFLDKRILDLSPDKTPREVITADQKRIIVDAYAKYKIIDPITFYQTVKNESGLVRRLYPVIEAHIRENIGRFSLISLLNEKRSEVMQLIQRGVYSEAGKFGIEIIDVRIKRADLPEENSSAIFRRMQTEREKEAKEIRAEGEQAGQEIRSKADKLKRGIVSSAVKESHEIRGRGYAEATRIYNEAFKVDEEFFNFYRSMKAYSKSFAEGNTKFVLSPNNNFLDILNKGWK; encoded by the coding sequence ATGAGTAGTAATATTAAAATTGTTTTTGCTTTTGTATTTGTTGTGTTATTGATTGCATTATCTAATTCAATCTTCGTTGTTCAAGAAACAAAACAAGCAATAGTTATACAACTCGGTAAAGTCGTAAAAGATGTTAGGGACAGTGGTTTATATTTTAAATTGCCATTTATAAATAACGTAGAATTTCTTGATAAGAGAATTTTAGATTTAAGTCCTGATAAAACTCCAAGGGAAGTGATAACTGCAGATCAAAAGCGTATTATAGTAGATGCTTATGCAAAATATAAAATAATAGATCCTATTACTTTTTATCAAACTGTGAAAAATGAATCAGGGCTAGTTAGAAGATTATATCCTGTCATAGAAGCTCACATAAGGGAGAATATAGGAAGATTTTCATTAATTAGTTTGTTGAATGAAAAGAGATCAGAAGTGATGCAATTAATTCAACGTGGAGTTTATTCTGAAGCTGGAAAATTTGGCATAGAGATAATAGATGTAAGAATTAAGAGAGCAGATCTACCAGAAGAAAATAGTTCTGCAATATTCCGCCGCATGCAAACTGAAAGAGAAAAGGAAGCAAAAGAAATTAGAGCAGAAGGAGAACAAGCTGGACAAGAAATTAGATCAAAAGCTGATAAATTAAAAAGGGGAATTGTCTCTAGTGCAGTAAAAGAATCACATGAAATAAGAGGCCGTGGTTATGCTGAAGCAACTAGAATCTATAATGAGGCATTCAAGGTTGATGAAGAGTTTTTTAACTTTTATCGCTCTATGAAAGCTTACAGTAAATCATTTGCTGAGGGTAATACTAAATTTGTGCTTTCACCAAATAATAATTTCTTAGATATTTTGAACAAGGGATGGAAATAG
- the hflK gene encoding FtsH protease activity modulator HflK has product MDERNPWNLGKKPSGPGNEDILSKAVSDIRCFFNGLTRNRGKKLYFIIFIVLLFYFCTGFYIVHPSEEGIELTFGKYSNTETSGLRYHFPYPIGKVFKVNVKEVNREEIGISSSYGRDTDRGEGVMLTGDENIVNVNFEVQWRVRDAKDYLFKVRDYKPGFSVKNAAESAMREIIGKNTISFALEGQGRAEISRDTRILLQQILDGYQMGIEILSVQMKKIDPPEKVISSFRDVQSARADKERTINEAYAYSNDIIPRAKGEAIKIKLDAEAYENEIINEAKGNANRFLSLHEEYRQNPSLVKNRIYLETMENIFSKVDKFVITDDLKGMFSYLPLTNLGK; this is encoded by the coding sequence ATGGATGAGCGTAATCCTTGGAATCTTGGAAAGAAACCGTCAGGTCCAGGTAATGAAGATATTTTAAGTAAAGCTGTGTCTGATATAAGATGCTTTTTTAATGGCTTAACCAGAAATAGAGGGAAAAAACTTTATTTCATCATTTTCATTGTTTTGTTGTTTTATTTTTGTACTGGTTTCTATATTGTCCATCCGAGTGAGGAAGGTATAGAACTTACTTTTGGCAAATATTCCAATACAGAAACATCTGGTTTGCGTTATCACTTCCCCTACCCTATTGGCAAGGTTTTTAAAGTGAACGTTAAAGAAGTAAATCGTGAAGAAATTGGGATAAGCAGCTCTTATGGGCGAGATACAGATCGTGGTGAAGGAGTGATGCTTACCGGAGATGAGAACATAGTCAACGTTAACTTTGAGGTCCAATGGAGAGTCAGGGATGCTAAAGATTATTTATTCAAAGTACGGGATTATAAACCTGGTTTTAGCGTTAAAAATGCTGCTGAAAGTGCTATGAGAGAAATAATAGGTAAGAATACGATCTCTTTTGCACTCGAAGGTCAAGGCAGGGCTGAAATTTCCAGAGATACTAGAATTTTATTGCAACAGATTCTTGATGGATATCAAATGGGTATAGAGATTTTATCCGTTCAAATGAAAAAAATTGATCCACCAGAAAAGGTGATTAGCTCATTTAGGGATGTACAAAGTGCTCGCGCAGATAAGGAGCGTACCATAAACGAAGCATACGCTTACAGTAATGATATTATACCTCGTGCAAAAGGTGAAGCAATAAAGATAAAATTAGATGCAGAAGCATACGAGAATGAAATAATAAATGAAGCAAAAGGTAATGCAAATCGCTTTTTATCTCTTCATGAAGAATATAGACAAAATCCTTCTCTTGTTAAGAACCGTATCTATCTTGAAACTATGGAAAATATTTTTAGCAAGGTAGATAAGTTTGTTATAACAGACGATCTGAAAGGTATGTTCTCTTATTTACCCCTTACAAATCTAGGAAAATAG
- a CDS encoding helix-turn-helix domain-containing protein gives METISLNNLDSEAIKKKLLGIISKIIGKNTWTQACAAEKLGIDQPKVSQIKSGKISGFSLERLLGFLKKLDHEITITITENQSVKAKEEKVECRIGSQ, from the coding sequence ATGGAAACAATATCATTAAACAATCTGGATAGTGAAGCAATAAAAAAAAAATTGCTTGGCATAATAAGTAAAATTATAGGAAAAAATACTTGGACTCAAGCTTGTGCGGCTGAGAAACTTGGTATTGATCAACCAAAGGTGTCACAAATTAAAAGTGGTAAGATAAGTGGTTTTTCTTTAGAGAGACTGTTAGGTTTTTTGAAAAAGCTTGATCATGAAATAACAATTACAATAACAGAAAATCAATCAGTAAAAGCTAAAGAAGAAAAAGTAGAATGTAGAATTGGATCTCAATAG
- a CDS encoding monovalent cation/H+ antiporter complex subunit F, translating to MISIAIYVLLFCMSVMLCCIVFRSSDVYNKILAFNNLSTQLVLLITAISIVLNDFFLIDIALLYASISFISTIALMRLMLF from the coding sequence ATGATTAGTATTGCTATCTATGTGCTTTTGTTCTGTATGAGTGTAATGTTATGTTGTATAGTATTTAGGTCAAGTGATGTTTACAATAAGATTTTAGCATTCAATAATTTATCAACACAATTAGTTTTACTCATAACAGCAATATCGATTGTTCTGAATGATTTTTTTTTAATTGATATAGCATTACTATATGCTAGCATTAGCTTTATATCAACTATAGCGCTAATGAGATTAATGTTGTTTTGA
- the purE gene encoding 5-(carboxyamino)imidazole ribonucleotide mutase, translating to MSNTEKMKKDIAVIMGSESDYGTMVHAINLLKELEISHDVFIISAHRTPERLFNFTKSAQEKGFKVIIAGAGGAAHLPGMTASLTYLPVIGIPVHSKQLNGLDSLLSIVQMPKGVPVATMSIGESGACNAAITAASILSISNSEIADRLKKWREEQTQAVKEKPTL from the coding sequence ATGTCTAATACAGAAAAAATGAAAAAGGATATTGCTGTAATTATGGGAAGCGAGTCGGATTATGGCACTATGGTGCATGCTATTAACCTATTAAAAGAATTGGAAATTTCACATGATGTATTTATAATATCCGCACACAGAACACCAGAGAGACTCTTTAATTTTACTAAGTCTGCTCAAGAAAAAGGCTTTAAGGTTATTATAGCTGGTGCAGGAGGAGCGGCTCATTTACCTGGTATGACTGCATCGCTTACTTATTTACCTGTTATCGGTATTCCTGTGCATAGCAAACAATTAAATGGGCTAGATAGTCTATTATCTATAGTGCAGATGCCAAAAGGTGTTCCAGTTGCAACAATGTCTATAGGAGAGAGTGGAGCATGCAATGCCGCTATTACTGCTGCATCTATATTGTCGATTTCTAATAGTGAAATTGCAGATAGATTAAAAAAATGGAGAGAGGAGCAAACTCAAGCAGTAAAAGAAAAACCAACATTATAA